The Sandaracinus amylolyticus genomic interval CGTGAGAGAGCAGCGCCCGGAGCGGAGTGACCTCGGCCGCGTCGAGCTCCACACGCGGCCGGAATCGAACCTCGCCCGAGGCCACGCCGGTCAAGGTCGTCATCGCGTCGCGCACGGCGTGGTGCGGCATGTTCAGCTGGACGATCTGACTGCCGGACTCGACGCTCACGCGGCTGCACTGGCGCGGATGCGCGAGCAGGCCCGTGCGGCCGCGAACGATCGGGACGACTCCGTCACCCGTCGTCGCCTCCACCGAGGCCGCGCTCAACGCGAACGACAAGAGATAGGTGTCCGTCTCCGGACAGTCGGCGAGGGAGCGGCCCTGGGTCTCGTGGGTCGAGAGCGTCAGTGGACCGAGCGCGAGCTGGTGCGCGCGCCAACCGAAAGCCTCTCTGCTCGAGACCTTGTGGATGCGCACCGGCGCCGTCATCCGGCTGTAGACCGACGACGCCTCGTCGAGCTCGCACGTCTCGAAGCGCGAGAAACGAGAGAGCGGCAGCGCGAGCGCGGGTGAAGACGTCACGACGCCCGAGGATCGCGGATCCGCGGTCGGGGACAAGCCCGAACGGCCCCGGGGCTCTCGGCGCCCGAGACGCCGCGGCCTCGGTCGAGGAGACTCCGCCCGTCTCGTCCCGGAGAAGCCATGTCCCTACGCATCACCGCCGTCCGCGGCGACATCACGAAGGGCCGACGTGGACGCGATCGTCAACGCGGCGAACGTCGCGTGCCTGGGCGGCGGCGGGGTCGACGGCGCGATCCACCGCGCCGCGGGGAAGAAGCTGCTCGAGGGCTGCCGCGCGCTGCCCGAGGTGTCCCCCGGCGTTCGCTGTCCGGTGGGCGAGGCCCGCATCACACCGGGCTTCGAGCTCCCGGCGCGCTGGTCATCCACACCGTCGGCCCGCGATACTCCAGGTCGCCGAGCGACGCCGTGCGTCTCGCGTCGGCGTTCCGTAGCTCGCTCGTGCTCGCCGAGCAGCACGCGCTGCGCAGCATCGCGTTGCCCGCGATCTCTTGCGGCGTGTACGGCTATCCGAGCCCCGAAGCGGCGAACGTCGCCGCGTCCGTGGTGCGCGAGCGCGCGTGGGCCCTCGACGAGATCCGCGTCGTGCTCTTCGACGAGGCGACGCGGAGCGCGTTCGAGGAAGCGCTACGCTCGCCGGCGTGAAGCCGGAAGACGCCGCGGAGATCGTGGGCGCGCCGCTCGCGTGAGCGCCCTCCGCCGAGCACGAACATGCCCCCACGGAGAGCACGCTATGCAGCGCTCCTCCGCGGCGTGGCGCCGATGAACGCCTCGATGCCGGAGAGCTCGCGCGCGTTCGAGCGCGCGGGGTTCGAGCACGTGAAGACGGTGCTCGCGAGCGGGAACGTGCTGTTCGACGCGCCGGAGCTGCTGGCCTCCGCCGAGCGCGTTCTCACCGACCTCGGCGTACTGTGGACGCGGCTCGACTCCAAGGGCGCGAGCCCTTCAAGCGACCGTGTTCCCCGCGGGCGTGACCTTCGACAGCGAGGCGTTTGGAACCCCGCAAATCGCGAGTGTCTTCCTGCACTTGCGCGCCGTCGGCGCGCCCGGAAGTGGCGGAGCGTCCCCAGAGGGATTCGAACCCTCGTAGCCACCGTGAAAGGGTGGAGTCCTGGGCCTCTAGACGATGGGGACGGTGGTACTTCTGTTCGGACGGGCTCTGACGCGCTCTGGCTCGCGCGCCCGGCTCCCTATGACGAGGGCGCGGGGTGTTTGGGCCGTGCAGGGCTCGAACCTGCCACCGTCGGGTTAAAAGCCCGCTGCTCTGCCGGCTGAGCTAACGGCCCTCGGGAGAGCCGCGAGCCTTTACTCCGGCGCGCGCGATCGGTCAAGGAGAGTGGGATGTGGGTTACGCGCTGCGTCAAACACGTGACGCCACCCGTTGTGCCGCGCCTGCCAGCCGGTTGACGCAGTGGCACGCCGGACGTGAACCGCATGCCACGGTTGTCATGGTGGCTACGTCACTCGCCACCGCACACCCACGGCGCACGACGTGCGCCGCAGCGCATCCGACGTTCGGCGCCGAAGTGCGACGGAACTCCGGCGAAGCTCGGACGTCCGAAGCCGCGGTGAGCCCTGGCGCACGCGAAAAAAGGCCCCGACCGCCGCGACACAGGTGTGGCGCTCCGGCCGCGCTCGATCGGGGGCGGAATGCAGCAGACCTCGCGAGAGTTCGCTGGCACGTGCGTTGCTGACAGGGACCTCCACGAACGAGCAGGCGCTCACGAGGCGCCGAGACGGAGCGGCAGCGCGGACACCAAGAGGCGGCGGAGGAGATCATGGGCGAGACGACGACGGTGGTGCTGGTCGCAGAGCGCGACAGCGAGTGGCAGAGCTGGATGGACCAGCTGTGCTCGACCGGCGCCGACGTCCGCATCCTCGCGCAGCGTCCCGCCGAGTCCGCGAGCGCGTTCGCGGCGCGCGTCCGCGCGGAGATGCAGCACGAGACGGTCGTCGACGAGGCGGTGCTCGTCGGCGGTCTCGCGTGTGACCCCGAGGTGCTCGCGGCGCGTGCGTTGGTCGTGCGTGCGCTCACCTCGCGGATGCCGTTCGCGGGGCGCCTGCACCTCGACGGCACGCCGCGCACGCGGCTCGCGATGGAGGCGCTCGCGCAGATCGTCAGCGACCAGCTCCAGGCGAGCGGTGTCGAGGTCGTGAGCGAGCGCGCGCCGGCGGCCCGTCCGATGGCGCTTCCGCTCGCCGCCTGAGCGAGCCCGGCGCGCTTCGAGCTCGCGAACGACGACGCGAGCCGCGGACTTCCGCGGCTCGCGTTCGCGCTTGTGGCTGGAGATCCCTCGCCGCTCTTGCGTGCGCTCCTGGACCGCGGGTACGAAGGGACGTGCGCGGTCCCACCCCGAATTGTCCGATCTCCCGTGACCCGATGCGCCCGTGGCTGCGCGTCCCCGGCGACTGGCGACGTCCCGTCGAGCGCGCCGAGTACATGACCTACTGGTGCGACCGCTGCGCGTTCGGGATGGTGCACCCGAGCCCGACGCCCGACGAGGTCGCTCGCGCGTACGACGTCGACTACTACACGCACGACGCGCACTGGGGCGGCGCACGGCGGCGCACGATCGAGCAGCGCGTGCGCGAGCACCTCGCGTGGCGCGTCGATCGAAGCAAGCCCACGCACGACGCGCTCGCCGACGTGCTCGCGGGGCCCCCGCTGCGCATCTGCGAGATCGGCTGCGGCAACGGCCTCGCGGCCGGACGGATGCGCGACCTCGGGCATCACCTGACGTGCGTCGAGATCGACCCGGCGGCGCGCGCGATCGCGCGGGATCGCGGCCTCGAGGTGCACGAGGGGACGGCCGAGCAGCTCCCCGCGGCGCTCGAGGGTCAGCGCTTCGACGTCGTCGTGATGATCCACGTGCTCGAGCACTGCATCGATCCCGTCGCCGCGATGCGGAACGTCGCGCGCTTGCTCGAGCCGTCGGGGCGCTTCGTGTGCGAGGTGCCGAACAACACGTGCCGCGCGCTCGAGCGATCGGGGCCGGCGTGGGCGTGGTTCGACGTGCCGCGCCACCTCCTCTTCTTCAGCGAGAGCAGCCTGCGCGCGTTGTGCAGCGCGCAGCAGCTGCGCGTCGAAGAGGTCCGCTACACCGGCTACTACCGGCAGATCGCGGAGCCGTGGGTGAACGAGGAGCAGCGCATCCACGACGCGCTCTCCGCGCGCGGCACGAGCGTGTTCGCGCGCAACAGCGCGCGTCGCGCGTGGGGCTTGCTCGCGCGCACCGCGTTCGCGCCCGACGCGCAGAAGTACGACTCGCTGATGATCGTCGCGCGCGCGTGAGCACCGGCCGCTCGGGCAGCGCTCACCGGAGCTCGACGATCTTCTCGCCGAAGAGCCGCTCGAGCGATGCGAGCAGCGCGTCGCTCGGCTCCACGCTGAGGCCGACCTCCGGCACCGACACGCTCCAGCGCTCGACGCTCGCGAGCTCGAGGCCGACGGGGCAGGGCCCCGGGTGCTGCTTCAGCGTGTCGCGCAGCGCGCGCAGCTTCTTCGCGTCGACGCGCTCGACGAACACCTTCACGCGCACGGCCTTCGTCCGCTCGCGGAGCGCCTGCGCGAGCGGTTTCACGTTCATCAGCGTGAGCTTCGGCTCGGGCGCGCCCTGTTCCTCTTCGGGCGTGTCGCGATCGCGCTCCCAGCGGAGGCGCGCCTCGAGATAGATCGGCTCGCCCGCCTGCAGCACCTCGCGCGCGCCTTCGATCTCGCGATCGCGCACGATCACCTCGACGCGCCCGTCGGCGTCCTCGAGATGGAAGAAGCCGATCTTGCCGCCCGTCTTGGTCGGTCGCTCGCGATACCCCTCGACGACGCCGCCGAGCCGGATCTCGGTGCCGTCGTCGCGCCCGGTGAGCGTCGCGGTGCTCGCGTTGCCGAACCGCGCGAGCTCGCTGCGATAACGATCGAGCGGGTGCCCCGAGACGTAGAAGCCGAGCGCGCTGCGCTCGCGCTGCAGCAACTCGCGCATGTCCCACGCGCTCACCTGCGGGAACGCGGAGCTCGTCGCGCGATCGACGCTCGCCTTCGCCGTCGCGTCGAAGAGCCCGAAGAGCGACGTCTGGCCGCTCGCGCGATCCGCGCTGACGCGCTTGCCGCGCTCGAGCGCCGCCTCGATCGCAGCGAATGCCTGCGCGCGCGAGATCTTCATCGCGTCGTGCGGCGCGTCGAACGCGCCCGACTGCACGAGCGCCTCGAGCACGCCCTTGTTCACGCGGCGCAGATCGACGCGCCCGGTGAAGTCGAAGAGATCCGTGAAGGGCTTCTCCTTGCTCTCCTCGACGCGCGCCTCGAACAGCGCCTCGAGAGCGTTGGATCCGATGCCCTTCACGCCGCCCAGCCCGAACCGGATCTTCGGGCGCATCGGATCGCGCAGCGTGCCGCCGATCGACACCGGCCGATCCGGACGGCGCTTCGGCGCGTGCTCGGCCGGGTCGTAGACGACCGCGAAGTCGATCTGCGACTCGTTCACGTCTGGCGGCAGCACGGTGATGCCCATCGAGCGCGCTTCCGCGACCGTGCGGACGACCTTGTCGATCTTGTCCTTGTCCGCGCTGAGCGTCGCGCAGACGAACTCGACCGGGTAGTGCGCCTTCAGATAAGCAGTTTGATAAGTGATCAGCGCGTACGCCGCGGAGTGCGACTTGTTGAAGCCGTAGCCCGCGAAGTAGTCGACGAGGTCGAAGATCTTCCCGGCCTGCTCGGCGGTGTGGCCGTTCTTCTGCGCGCCCTCGATGAACGTGGCGCGCTGCTTGGCCATCTCCTCCGCCTTCTTCTTGCCCATCGCGCGGCGGAGGAGGTCGGCGCCGCCGAGCGTGTAGCCCGCCATCGTGCGGGCGATCTCCATGACCTGCTCCTGATAGACGATGACGCCGTACGTGTCTTTCAGGACGGGCTCGAGGCACGCGTCGGGGTACTCGACCTTCACGCGCCCGTGCTTTCGCTGCACGAAGTCGTCGACCATGCCGGTGCCGAGCGGGCCCGGTCGATAGAGCGCGACCGCCGCGACGATGTCTTCGAACAAGTCGGGGCGCAGCTTCTTGAACAGGTTCTGCATGCCCTGCGACTCGAGCTGGAAGACGTTCGTCGTCTCGCCCGATTGCAGCAGCGCGAACGTCGCGCGGTCGTCCATCGGGATGCGCGCGAGATCGAACGCATCGTCCTTGCGGTCCGGCCTCAGGTTGATGAGCCGCACCGCGATGTCGATCACGGTGAGCGTCTTGAGGCCGAGGAAGTCGAACTTGACGAGGCCCGCGTACTCGACGTCGTCCTTGTGGTACTGCGTGACGTAGACGTTCGGCTCGGGGCAGAAGACCGGGACGTGATCCCAGAGCGGGCCCTCGCTGATCACGATGCCCGCCGCGTGCATGCCCGCGTGGCGGTTCAGATCCTCGAGCGTCATCGCGGTGTCGAGGAGGTCCGTGATCTGCGCGTCTTCCTCGTACGCCGCCTTGAGCTTGGGCTCCTGCTCCATCGCCTTCGCGATGGGCACCGTCTTACCCTGCACCGGGTCGGGCACCATCGACGCGATGCGCGCGGTGTCCTGCGGCTGCATGCCGAGCGCGCGACCGACGTCCTTCACCACGCTCTTGCTCTTGAGCTGGTGGAACGTCGCGATCTGCCCGACCGACGTGTCGCCGTACTTGCCGCGGACGTAGTCGATGACCTTGTCGCGGTTGTCCATGCAGAAGTCGACGTCGAAGTCGGGCATGGACACGCGCTCCGGGTTCAGGAAGCGCTCGAACAGGAGGCTGTGCTGCAGCGGATCGAGATCGGTGATGCGCAGCGCGTACGCCACGAGCGAGCCTGCGCCCGAGCCACGTCCGGGCCCCACCGGGATGTCGTGATCCTTCGCCCAGTTGATGAAGTCCTGGACGATGAGGAAGTAGCCCGGGAAGCCCATCTGGATGATGGTCCCGAGCTCGAAGTCGAGGCGCTTCCGGTACTCGTCGTGGTTGATGAGGCGGTTCGTCTCCGCGATCTCGCGGAAGCGCCCCTCGAGCATCTCGTGGGCCCGATGGCGGAGGAAGTCCGCCTCGGTCATCCCGTCAGGCACCTTGAAGCGCGGCAGCTTCGGCTTGCTCTTCGGGTCGCACGCGCCGCCGCACTTCTCGGCGATCTCGAGCGTGCTCTTGATCGCGTCGGGCACGTGGCGGAAGAGCTCCACCATCTCCTCGCTCGACTTGAGGAAGAGCTCGTGGCTGCCGTGGTGCGCGCGCTCCATGTCGACGTACGCGCGGCTCGCCCCGATGCACTGCAGGACGAGCTGCGCGCGCGCGTCCTTGCGCTCGAGGTAGTGCGCGTCGTTCGTCGCGACGAGCGGCAGCGCGAGATCGCGCGCGAGCTCCACGAGCACCTCGTTGAGCGGCGCGCTCTCGGGGAAGCCGTGATCCTGCAGCTCGACGTAGAGGCTGCCGGGCTCGAGCACGTCGCGCAGCGACGCGAGCGCGCGCCGTCCCGCGTCTTCTCCCTTGAGCAGCACCTCCTGCGCGAGGAAGCCGCCCATGCACGCCGTCGTGCCGACGAGGCCCTTCGAGTACCTCGAGAGCACCTCGAGATCGACGCGCGGCGTGCCGTCGTGGTTGCCCTCGACGAACCCGAGCGAGACGATCCGCGCGAGGTTGAGGTAGCCCTCCTGGCTGCCCGCGAGCAGCACGAGGTGCTGACACGGCTTGTGCTCGCCGCGCGGCGCGGACTGGACGTTGATCTCGCAGCCGACGATCGGCTTGATGCCCTCGCCCTTGCACGCCGAGACGAACTGCAGCGTGCCGTGCATGTTGTGGTGGTCGGTGAGCGCGACCGCCTTCTGGCCCAGCTCTTTGACGCGTTTCGCGAGCGCCTTGAGGCGGATCGCGCCGTCGAGCATCGAGTACTCGGAGTGGACGTGGAGGTGGACGAACTCCGGCGTGCTCATGGGAGTCGGCGATGGTGGACCGCTCCCGGGCGGGTTACAACGAGCGTCGCGCAGCGCGTCCTCGTCGCTTGCGCGGTCGCCACGGTGCGTGCTAACCCACGCGCCCTTCGAGGTTCAGGAGTCAGTCCGTCATGAAGAGCTCGCCGCTCGCGCAGGTCAAGGAACGCTTCAACGACAAGGCCGGTCTCGTCTCCGCGGTGAAGGAGCTCGCCCAGGGGGACCTCTGGATCGACCGCGTGGACGGGGACAAGGGCCTCGACTGCGTCTCGAACAAGAAGCTCCTGCACCTCCACGCGGTGCTCACGAGCGTGAAGAGCGAGTTCGGCGGCCGCGGCGGCCTGATCTCGGCGATCCTCGAGGCGGAGAAGCGCTCGAAGGACGAGGGGTACAAGACCCGCCTCGAGCGCATGTCGACGCCGCGTCTGGTCGATCAGCTCAAGGCGGCGCGCAAGGCCGCCAAGGCCGCCCAGGCCTGAGCCCGGTTCCAGCCGCACCGGAACGAACGCCGGATTCCTCCAGGGATCCGGCGTTTCGCGTTCCGTCCGCGCTCCGAGCCGACACTCTCGACAATCACGAACCTTTCGCCTAGACCGGTGTCACAAGGCGCGTGGCACGTACCGACCAGACGCCGCTGGGCATGCCCCAGGGCCCGACGTTGACCAGCGGACGCGTTGCTGGCGGGAGCCGCGCGGGGGACGAGATCGATCCCGAGCTCCTCGCGCTGCCCGCACCACCGTCGGGCCGCCGGATCGCGACGCTCACGCTGATGGCGATGGTCGTGGTCGCGTCGATCGCGCTCGCGACCTCGCTGCGCTTCGACCTCGCGTACTTCTTCGCGACCGGGCAGGCGCGCGATCTCGGGAGCGTGACCGCGATCGATCCCGCGACGCTCGAGACGAACACGTTCGTGCGCGTCGCGGGCACGCCGATGGCGTCGACCACCGTGCGCTACCAGCGCATCGTGACCGGCGAGAGCTACGTCGTGTTCCCGCTCGCCGGGCAGCGCACGGTGTTCGTGCACATGCCGGAGTCGCTCGCGCGCAGCGGCCGCACCGAGTTCGCGGGGCGGCTCGTGACGTTCGGTCAGCTCGGCGCGCGCATGCGCGGCGTGCAGGCGCACCTGGCGGACGAGATGGGCACGCCGGCGAGCGCGGAGTCGTTCGTCGTGCTCGTCGACGAGAGCCCGCCGTCGTACGCGTGGGCGCTCGGGCTCGTGCTGCTGTGCATCGCGTTCGTCGTGATCGATCTGATCCTCGTGCTCCGCTGGTTCCGCCCGCTGCCGAACGCGCCCGCCTGAGCGGAAGACGGATCACGTCGATCGCGCTCGTGTAGGATCGATCGCGCGATGCCGCTGCCGCCGATCGATCACGTCGCGCGCGCTCTCGTCGCGGAGGGCGCGCGCGATCACGCGATGCTGCTGCTCGAGTCCGCCGCGAGACGTCCCGGGCCGGATCGCGGGCGCTGCGAGGCTCTGCTGGGCGCGATGCGCGCGCGGCCACACGACAGCCCGAGCGGGCCGATGGTGATGCTCGACGCCGGGCTCGCGGAGGCGCTCGCCGCGGCCGGGATGCTCGTCGAGGCGCGAGCGGTGGCGCGCGGCGCGCGCATCGCGGCGAAAGGCGCCGTCGAGCTCGCCGCGGCGCTCGATCAGGTGCTCGAAGCGCCCCCACCGTCGGTGGCGGGCGCGCAGCGCGCGCGGTGGGACGAGGCGATCGCGGGAGCGGTCGCGGCGATCGAGCCGCTCGAGCGCGAGCTCGCGCTCTGCGATCCGTGGCTGCGTGCCCGGGTGCCGCTCGCCGCGCGCCTCTTGCGCGGGTTCTCGGTGCACGCGCCGACGGCGGCGGGCGCGTCGGACGAGGTCGCGATCGCGCGGCTGCCCGAGCCGCTGCGTGCCGCGATCGCCGAGCGCGTGGCCGATCGCGATCTCCCCGGCGCGCTCGCGATCGCGCGCGCCGCGCCCTCCGAGGTCTCGGGGAGCGCGGAGATCGTCGCGGTGCTCGCGCGCATCGTCGCGGCGACCGAGCGCATCGGCGACGAGCCGCCCGTCGCGAGCAAGGGCACGGTGCCGCTCTCGGGGCAGGGCTTCGTCGTGTTCCAGATGCGCATGGGCAATCTCGCCGAGGCCGAGCGTGCGCTGCGGCGCATGGTGCTCGAGCAAGCGAACGATCACGTCGCGCGCGAGCGGCTGCGCGATCTGATCGCGCTGCGCGGCGTGATCGATGCGCGCGGCGAGACGGGTGCGATCGCGAGCGAGCCGCCGAAGCCAGCGGGGTGGCTCGACAAGCGCAAGGCACGACCCACCGGCGAGGGCTGGGTGCCCGGCGCGAAGACGACGCCGGTCCCGCCCCCGAAGAACGAGTGGGACGACGAGGTCGCGACCGGCGTGCTGCTGCCCGAGCAGGAAGCGGAGTTGGTGCTGCGCAGCGGCCACCTCGAGCGCGCGCTCGAGATGTACCGGACGTTGCTCGCGCTGAACCCGGCGCGCGTCGCGCTCGCAGCGAAGGTGCGCGATCTCGAGCTCATGATCGCGCGCGGAGACGCGCCGCTCGCCGGCGAGGCGACCGTGCGCCGCGACGTGAGCGACATCGCGGACGCGCGCGAGGCGCGACGCTCCTACGTGGCGGTCGATCCGCCGACCGAGGAGACGCCGCTGTTCGACGACGACGAGCCGACGCTCATGGGCCGGCGTCCGAAGGGGCTCTCGATCGCGATCGCACCGCCGCTCGATCCGCTCGCCGAGACGCAGGACCGCGTGGTCGCGCCGCGGGTGGGCGAGGGCGTCGCCGTGCATCGGATCGTGCGGATCGGCTGAGGCGAGCCGATTCGGCTCACTCGAAGAACGACAGGTACCAGTCGACGATCGCGCCTCCGAAGAAGAGGAACTCGATCGCGCCGAGCGCGAGGAACGGCCCGAACGGGATGCGACGCGACGGGGCGTCCTCCTCCTCGTCCCCTTCCTCCGCTCCCTTCGCCGCTTCACCTTCGCGCTTCGTGCTCGCGACGTCTTCTTCGTGCGAGTGATCCGCGCTCGGTCCGATCTTCGCGCCCGCCGCGCGCGCGATCGCCCACGCGACGATGCCCTGGAACGATCCCGCGACCAGCGCGAAGAGCGCCCCGCGCCACCCGAGGAACGCGCCGATGTACATCGCGAGCTTCGAGTCGCCTTCGCCCATCCCGCGCTCGCCGGTGAGGCGCTCCCAGCTCCACACGAGCAGCAGCTGCACCACGAGGAACCCCGCGCCCGCGCCGAGCACGACCTCCTCGAGCGGCACGCTCGGCCGCCACGTCGCGGTCGCGAGCGCGAGCGCAGTGCCGCCGATCGACACCTCGTCGGGGATCTCCATCCACTCGAGATCGACGAACGTCGCGATGATCAGCCCGCCCGCGAACACGAACCACAGCAGCGTCTCGATCGCGGCCTCGCCGAGCTCGGTCATCGGCGCGGCGTTCACCACGAAGCGCTCCGCGATCGCGACCGCGATCACCGCCGAGAGCAGCTCGACGAGGAAGTAACGCGGCGTCATCCGCGCGCCGCAGCACCCCGCCTTGCCGCGCTGCAAGAGGTACGCGAGCAGCGGCACGTTGCGCCATCCGGGGATCGGCTTGCCGCACGCGGGGCAGTGGCTCGGCGGGCTCACCACCGACATCTCGCGAGGCCAGCGGTAGATCGCGACGTTGAAGAAGCTGCCCCAGAGCGCGCCGAAGACGAACGCGACGAGACGTGCGATCCACGCGGGGAGCTCGGACGCGAGCATCGAGGTGCCGATGGTAGAC includes:
- a CDS encoding AraC family transcriptional regulator — encoded protein: MTSSPALALPLSRFSRFETCELDEASSVYSRMTAPVRIHKVSSREAFGWRAHQLALGPLTLSTHETQGRSLADCPETDTYLLSFALSAASVEATTGDGVVPIVRGRTGLLAHPRQCSRVSVESGSQIVQLNMPHHAVRDAMTTLTGVASGEVRFRPRVELDAAEVTPLRALLSHVLREADEEHPSFEGAGMGERLAEALLFKLLLTQPHSHARLFVRTEAAEPAHVRRAAEFLEANADRQVTMAHLTQLTGVGARSLQAGFRKHRGCSPLEFVRARRLERARVRLLTDDVASSVTDVAHDAGFTHLGRFSVSYKARFGESPMQTRARRWVPVG
- a CDS encoding class I SAM-dependent methyltransferase codes for the protein MRPWLRVPGDWRRPVERAEYMTYWCDRCAFGMVHPSPTPDEVARAYDVDYYTHDAHWGGARRRTIEQRVREHLAWRVDRSKPTHDALADVLAGPPLRICEIGCGNGLAAGRMRDLGHHLTCVEIDPAARAIARDRGLEVHEGTAEQLPAALEGQRFDVVVMIHVLEHCIDPVAAMRNVARLLEPSGRFVCEVPNNTCRALERSGPAWAWFDVPRHLLFFSESSLRALCSAQQLRVEEVRYTGYYRQIAEPWVNEEQRIHDALSARGTSVFARNSARRAWGLLARTAFAPDAQKYDSLMIVARA
- the dnaE gene encoding DNA polymerase III subunit alpha — translated: MSTPEFVHLHVHSEYSMLDGAIRLKALAKRVKELGQKAVALTDHHNMHGTLQFVSACKGEGIKPIVGCEINVQSAPRGEHKPCQHLVLLAGSQEGYLNLARIVSLGFVEGNHDGTPRVDLEVLSRYSKGLVGTTACMGGFLAQEVLLKGEDAGRRALASLRDVLEPGSLYVELQDHGFPESAPLNEVLVELARDLALPLVATNDAHYLERKDARAQLVLQCIGASRAYVDMERAHHGSHELFLKSSEEMVELFRHVPDAIKSTLEIAEKCGGACDPKSKPKLPRFKVPDGMTEADFLRHRAHEMLEGRFREIAETNRLINHDEYRKRLDFELGTIIQMGFPGYFLIVQDFINWAKDHDIPVGPGRGSGAGSLVAYALRITDLDPLQHSLLFERFLNPERVSMPDFDVDFCMDNRDKVIDYVRGKYGDTSVGQIATFHQLKSKSVVKDVGRALGMQPQDTARIASMVPDPVQGKTVPIAKAMEQEPKLKAAYEEDAQITDLLDTAMTLEDLNRHAGMHAAGIVISEGPLWDHVPVFCPEPNVYVTQYHKDDVEYAGLVKFDFLGLKTLTVIDIAVRLINLRPDRKDDAFDLARIPMDDRATFALLQSGETTNVFQLESQGMQNLFKKLRPDLFEDIVAAVALYRPGPLGTGMVDDFVQRKHGRVKVEYPDACLEPVLKDTYGVIVYQEQVMEIARTMAGYTLGGADLLRRAMGKKKAEEMAKQRATFIEGAQKNGHTAEQAGKIFDLVDYFAGYGFNKSHSAAYALITYQTAYLKAHYPVEFVCATLSADKDKIDKVVRTVAEARSMGITVLPPDVNESQIDFAVVYDPAEHAPKRRPDRPVSIGGTLRDPMRPKIRFGLGGVKGIGSNALEALFEARVEESKEKPFTDLFDFTGRVDLRRVNKGVLEALVQSGAFDAPHDAMKISRAQAFAAIEAALERGKRVSADRASGQTSLFGLFDATAKASVDRATSSAFPQVSAWDMRELLQRERSALGFYVSGHPLDRYRSELARFGNASTATLTGRDDGTEIRLGGVVEGYRERPTKTGGKIGFFHLEDADGRVEVIVRDREIEGAREVLQAGEPIYLEARLRWERDRDTPEEEQGAPEPKLTLMNVKPLAQALRERTKAVRVKVFVERVDAKKLRALRDTLKQHPGPCPVGLELASVERWSVSVPEVGLSVEPSDALLASLERLFGEKIVELR
- a CDS encoding prepilin peptidase, with product MLASELPAWIARLVAFVFGALWGSFFNVAIYRWPREMSVVSPPSHCPACGKPIPGWRNVPLLAYLLQRGKAGCCGARMTPRYFLVELLSAVIAVAIAERFVVNAAPMTELGEAAIETLLWFVFAGGLIIATFVDLEWMEIPDEVSIGGTALALATATWRPSVPLEEVVLGAGAGFLVVQLLLVWSWERLTGERGMGEGDSKLAMYIGAFLGWRGALFALVAGSFQGIVAWAIARAAGAKIGPSADHSHEEDVASTKREGEAAKGAEEGDEEEDAPSRRIPFGPFLALGAIEFLFFGGAIVDWYLSFFE